From a single Populus nigra chromosome 18, ddPopNigr1.1, whole genome shotgun sequence genomic region:
- the LOC133677782 gene encoding uncharacterized protein LOC133677782 isoform X2, protein MISSQPFSLMRKPFFSTTCRSFGSFYGHENHNIIRSFMVVKPWRSNSMLHSKEIPKCGHRLSFFISYSMDRSGSRDFPSFERKGPDANVEVRVSSHYKWIEPARLICFRQMEAGKGDTCVKDGQKVKIHYKCYDIHTNKVRHETNPEHDPEIIGPGENKIREGLYDGIVGMRVEQIRRIVLPPSSDLTGEHNKMMMKKKHFEEHGIYDVCLVEIIG, encoded by the exons ATGATTTCCTCTCAGCCTTTCTCTCTCATGCGCAAGCCATTCTTTTCCA CCACATGCCGCTCGTTCGGGAGTTTCTATGGACATGAGAACCATAACATTATTCGCAGCTTCATGGTTGTCAA ACCATGGCGCAGCAATTCTATGCTACACAGTAAGGAGATTCCGAAGTGCGGTCATCGCCTCTCATTTTTCATCTCATATTCAATGGATCGATCAGGAAGTCGCGATTTCCCTTCGTTTGAACGGAAGG GACCTGATGCTAATGTTGAGGTAAGGGTATCGTCACACTACAAATGGATTGAGCCAGCAAGGCTTATTTGCTTCCGACAGATGGAAGCCGGCAAGGGTGACACTTGCGTAAAGGACGGTCAGAAG GTAAAAATTCACTACAAGTGCTATGATATTCACACTAATAAAGTGCGTCACGAGACTAACCCGGAACATGATCCTGAAATAATAGGTCCAGGCGAGAACAAAATACGTGAAG GCTTGTATGATGGGATTGTGGGCATGCGAGTTGAGCAAATAAGAAGAATCGTCCTTCCACCGTCTTCG GATTTGACTGGAGAACACAataagatgatgatgaagaagaagcacTTCGAAGAACATGGAATTTATGATGTGTGCTTGGTCGAAATCATCGGATGA
- the LOC133677782 gene encoding uncharacterized protein LOC133677782 isoform X1, whose amino-acid sequence MISSQPFSLMRKPFFSTTCRSFGSFYGHENHNIIRSFMVVKPWRSNSMLHSKEIPKCGHRLSFFISYSMDRSGSRDFPSFERKGPDANVEVRVSSHYKWIEPARLICFRQMEAGKGDTCVKDGQKVKIHYKCYDIHTNKVRHETNPEHDPEIIGPGENKIREEHGTYAGLYDGIVGMRVEQIRRIVLPPSSDLTGEHNKMMMKKKHFEEHGIYDVCLVEIIG is encoded by the exons ATGATTTCCTCTCAGCCTTTCTCTCTCATGCGCAAGCCATTCTTTTCCA CCACATGCCGCTCGTTCGGGAGTTTCTATGGACATGAGAACCATAACATTATTCGCAGCTTCATGGTTGTCAA ACCATGGCGCAGCAATTCTATGCTACACAGTAAGGAGATTCCGAAGTGCGGTCATCGCCTCTCATTTTTCATCTCATATTCAATGGATCGATCAGGAAGTCGCGATTTCCCTTCGTTTGAACGGAAGG GACCTGATGCTAATGTTGAGGTAAGGGTATCGTCACACTACAAATGGATTGAGCCAGCAAGGCTTATTTGCTTCCGACAGATGGAAGCCGGCAAGGGTGACACTTGCGTAAAGGACGGTCAGAAG GTAAAAATTCACTACAAGTGCTATGATATTCACACTAATAAAGTGCGTCACGAGACTAACCCGGAACATGATCCTGAAATAATAGGTCCAGGCGAGAACAAAATACGTGAAG AACATGGAACTTATGCAGGCTTGTATGATGGGATTGTGGGCATGCGAGTTGAGCAAATAAGAAGAATCGTCCTTCCACCGTCTTCG GATTTGACTGGAGAACACAataagatgatgatgaagaagaagcacTTCGAAGAACATGGAATTTATGATGTGTGCTTGGTCGAAATCATCGGATGA
- the LOC133678812 gene encoding UPF0481 protein At3g47200-like, with protein sequence MSSSSTSIDIEHLCQELLKEVPHSMQTTLREQMCIYHVPVHIRQVNEDAYTPQVICIGPIHQKNENQVMKDLKRRYFKQFLNRLPNVKGEQFQKELLSTIKDCEVEIRNCYEDDSFELCKDPKEFLKMIQWDVVFILELFLKTKEFKEDNEDMSQDRYKNDCIIGKPWLRAAVQRDLILLENQLPFWILDKLYKIATKYIKPDCSSFLKLTSDYFEEYNKKKINPTYIIHFTCLVRFFLSSGFPSSAKFKDTITYCDTATRLGEAGMKFKPMPNECLLDIRAWSDHPGGNSIKKGELHVPTLEIDDHTECVLRNLMALEQCHFPMEAYICQYVKFLDLLVDTAKDADLLIKSEVIINRLGESAAVAGMINQLCKGIVEVSSCYNSIAKKLNDYSDSWCNKSKAFVRRKYFSNVWIGTGTVVGLFVLFITLQNFVRSFL encoded by the coding sequence ATGAGTTCATCAAGCACTTCCATTGATATTGAACATCTTTGCCAAGAGCTTTTGAAAGAAGTTCCACATAGCATGCAAACTACCTTGCGGGAACAGATGTGTATCTACCATGTTCCGGTACACATTCGTCAAGTAAATGAAGATGCCTATACCCCTCAGGTAATTTGTATAGGCCCAATtcaccaaaaaaatgaaaatcaggtTATGAAAGACCTGAAGCGAAGATATTTCAAACAATTCCTTAACAGACTGCCTAATGTAAAAGGGGAACAGTTTCAGAAGGAGCTTCTGAGCACCATTAAAGATTGTGAAGTTGAAATCCGCAATTGTTATGAAGATGATTCATTTGAGCTTTGCAAGGATCCAAAAGAGTTTTTGAAGATGATTCAATGGGATGTTGTATTCATCTTAGAGCTCTTCTTGAAGACGAAAGAATTTAAGGAAGATAACGAAGACATGTCTCAAGACAGATACAAGAATGATTGTATAATAGGTAAACCCTGGCTGAGAGCTGCTGTGCAACGGGACCTGATATTGCTCGAAAACCAGCTGCCGTTCTGGATTcttgataaattatataaaattgccaccaaatacattaaacccGATTGCTCTAGTTTCCTGAAACTTACCTCCGACTACTTTGAGGaatacaacaagaaaaaaatcaatcctaCCTACATAATACATTTCACTTGtttggtaagatttttcttgtcCTCCGGATTCCCATCATCGGCAAAATTTAAGGACACAATCACCTATTGTGATACAGCAACTAGGCTGGGAGAAGCAGGGATGAAGTTCAAGCCAATGCCAAATGAATGCTTACTTGACATAAGAGCATGGAGTGATCACCCGGGAGGTAATTCTATCAAGAAAGGTGAGTTACATGTTCCAACCCTTGAGATTGACGATCATACTGAATGTGTCTTACGAAACCTTATGGCGCTGGAGCAATGTCATTTTCCCATGGAGGCGTACATCTGCCAGTATGTTAAATTCTTGGATTTGCTTGTGGATACTGCCAAAGATGCAGACTTGCTCATTAAAAGTGAAGTTATTATTAATAGGCTTGGAGAAAGTGCTGCTGTGGCCGGTATGATTAACCAACTTTGCAAGGGAATCGTAGAAGTTTCTTCATGTTATAACAGTATCGCTAAAAAGTTAAACGATTACTCTGATAGCTGGTGTAACAAGAGTAAGGCCTTCGTCAGAAGAAAGTATTTCAGTAATGTTTGGATAGGCACCGGAACTGTTGTTGGATTGTTCGTGCTGTTCATCACTTTGCAAAACTTTGTTCGATCTTTTCTTTAG